GGCGTCATAGTTTATCAATAGACTAGACTCAGTTTcgtgttttttgtttctttaaccGATTAGTTGGTTCGATTTTGGGTTTATTCAGTAACTGAGCCGGACCGAGAAGGAAAAGGTTTGCTCTCCTCTCTCCTCCCATTTCCCCTCTCTGATCAACCTTCTTCATCTCTTTGCCTTCTTTTCCCGGTCTTCTTCCTTTTTCGACCATCAGAACTTAGCACCCTTCAGCTATCCgatttttgttcttttagaATTTAAGTTTATTATGGAAATTCGGAGTTGCAAAGTTAATGGCTCTTACTTCTGCATTTGGTTTGAAGATGGTAACATCTTGTGGAGgaagttgaaaataaaaaatcctTGCCATTAGTCAATTCTCATTTATTGGTTTGTGGATCGAATTTTGGAGCTCATTTGCTGCCACTTACGGATGGGTGTTGAGATGCACTGTGTAGTCTCTTTCATTTTTGTCTGAAAAGTGGAATGGCACTTACGGATGGTTGGATATGATGAAGGTGCTATGGGGTGTTAACCTAGTTGAGATACTCAGGTGCACTTCCTGATTCATGGTTTGTATGCtcattgtataattctcttgtactatgagcttttgtctcattattaatatattaataaagaggTGGTTTcctcttaaaagaaaaaacatttcGATTGATTTACTAAGGTTCAACCAAGTTCTTTTAGATGAAGGAGAATATCCAAATATGTTGAAACCAGAATGACCTTTTCTTTCCTCAACATACTCGAAACCAGGATTTTTTAGGAATCCTTTTGAAGTCTTGATGGAAAAGGAGGTTAGCAGGGAGTTGACTCCATTCCATGTTTGCCGCAAATCCCATCCCCAAGTCTCGTAGTTGCCCGAGAAGCACAAAATGGCTATTAGTGAGGTTGAAGAAGtcgaaaaatcaaatttaatgaAGACTGATATAGTTTCGGCCAAGCCAAAACTATTGCCCAATAAGAAATCAAAGGAAGTTGAAAAGACTTCTTTGAGGAGGACAGAGAAAAGAGTGGACAATTTAATTAGTTTGACCAATTGGTTCTCGCTTTAGTAAGGTTATCAAAGGAAAATCAAAAGTTAACCGGGGTGGAAGTCTCAAAATGGAAGATCGAAAGTCTAGTGGGCTCAGTTCAAACATTCCAAATTCGTTTAACAGCAAGCTGATTTCACCACTTTCTTTCACTCAATTAGCTCCATTATGAATCAACAGATCTGATCTAAACAGAGGTCCAGCTGCCAAGAGAACAGTTCTACTCTATCGTCCTCGTCTTCAGTCATCTCTTCTTCGGGCAGCATAAAGTTCATAAAAGGGATTAAATGAAATCCCAAAGTGCAGAAAGCTTCACTTCCCTTCAAAGTTTTTCCAAAGCACTTtgttagaagaaaaaaacagGCCATTGCCAAAAAGAATTCATGCAGATTCAAGTTCCCATGCAGATTACTAGATCAGAGCCTTAAAAACCATCCCCCAAGTTCAGATACTCTGTTTTCTCCCAGCCTAATGTTAAGGTGAACTTCCTAAGAGGCCACCTATTCACACTCCAATCTTTCCTTCTCCGAAGAATTGTAGGGCCGATTTTGTCTCCCCCTTCAGTGTCAGTAATAAGGAAATCAATCAATTGGAGAAGTCTTCAGAGGTTGAAAAGCAGAATTTGAACGAACCAATAATGGCAGACTTGGAGGTATTTTTTTCCATGTGTTGAAGAGTCGGCAGATGATTAGAAGATTGTGGAAATCTATTTACAATCCCCAGGGCAGTGAAGTACCTGCTCACTTGAAATCTGTGGTAGAAAACTGCAACTTTATTTTAGCTTAACTTTCAGCTTTACTCTTTGTTCAAAGCCGGGGAAGTTAGTATGGAAGTTGTTATGTGGAATATGAGAGGATTAAAAAATCCAAAGAAGAGATTGCTCGTCATTTGGGATATGAACATATCAATTGCATTAGAGTCTTCGAAGGGAGGATAATCTCTAACTGTCAAATGCCTCACATTGTGTAGAAAAGTTTGTTGGATCACAAATGTGTATGGCCCCAGACAGGGAGAGAAATTTTATGACTGGAGTTACTCTTTTTGTCGGATATTGCTCACATGCTTGGTATGTTGGTGGGGATTTCAACATCACAAGATGGGTTCAATTTCATGATTTAGTCAGAGTTTTCAAGAGAACTCAGCTGTGATTAGTGACAAGTCCCCACGGAGTATAATCATTTCTCCCCCATCATAAATGCGATTGATCTTGATGGCCAACGTATCCTCATAAACCCGGTCAAGCATGACCAAGGGATGCCCAAAATTACATCCTACTGTCCTAGATATAGCCAAGAAGTTTGCCTTGAAAGTCACTTCGGTCAACACCAACTCTACCGTTTTGCTTATGCCTTTCCCAGAGATGGTCGTTTCGTCACCAATCGTTACTCCAAACTTATATCCCTCTATCACTAGTAAGTCTAACTCTCGAACAATCTTCTGATGAATGAAGCTGTGCGTGGCTCCACTGTGGATCAAAATCACCACCTCTCTCCCTTTTATTTTTCCCTTCATCTTTATGGTCCCCTTGTCGAAAAACCCTTCAAGGACCTCAAAGAGATTTCTGCATCTTCTCTTAGCTCCATAGTTTTCAGCTCCACGATTTCGTTGACTTCTGGTTCAGCTTCTCCTTCTTCCTCGAGTTCCACTTCGTCATCCGTAATAAACAACATCAGTTCTCTATTCTCTCTCACCTTGCACTGGTGTTCTTGCGACCATTTATCGTTACACTGGAAGCACAGACCTTTGTCCAACCTCGTTCGCAACTCACTGTCCGAGAGTCTCTTCGCCGACGCCTCTCCCTTCTGAAGTTTCTGATAAACCTCCAATAATATTTACTAGCCGAAGAAATAAGAAGAAAGTTTAGTAGGAGTGGCAATATTGTAATAAAAGACAGTTTATAGTAAGTTTGTTAGAAGTCTGTTGTATTAGTAGGAAGTCGATGTTAGTTAGTATAAATAGAGTGTTTGGGCGGGAAAAGCTTCTCATGTGAAGTTTCGGAAATTAGTTGGCTTGTTCTTGAAAGGAGAAGACAAGAGTATCCTAAGTATTGAATTGAgtttcactcaattcaatcTACATTGTAATTGAATCCAGTTCATCAATAAAATCCAGAAATTACTTTCGATTAGTTCAGATCTACcattttggtatcagagctcgCCGATCCGAAAAAGAGAAGTTGACGATGGTGCAGACAAGAATCAAAGAGAAAATGGAATCGTTCGATCAAGAAATCATCGGAATTAAAAAGGAGTTGAGTAAGATGCCGGTAATTGAAGCAACACTGATCGAACTAACAAAGAATACGGACTAATGCGTCTGCAGTCCGAGAAGCAACAGCAGGCCATATTGTCATATATGGAAGCAAACGTGAATGAGCGATGATTAGTGAACATATGACAGAGTTGGCTCTACGAGAGTCATCAGCAGCGAAGTTAAAAGGAAATAAAGCAACTTCAAGTCGAGAAATCGGAGAAACCAGTACCGAAAGAAAAGCCGATACAGACGAAATATCGGGGGATCGAAGTAAATTCAAGGTGGAAACGTCGGTCTTCACCAGCAACGATCCCGATTCCTGGCTCTTCCGCGCTTAGAGGTATTTTCAAATACATAAGCTATTCGAATCTGGGAAAATGTTAGTTTCTATGATTAGTTTTGATGGTCCTACACTAAATTCCGTTTGCAAGAGAGGGAGAAGTTTGTGAGCTGGTCCAATTTGAAAGAATGGCTATTAGTAATATTTAGATCGACTAGAGAGGGATCCATTTGTGGTCGCTTCTTGAGAATTCGGCAGGAAACTACGGTAGAGGAATGTAGAAATCTATTTGATAAATTGGTAGCTCCTCTGTCCAACTTACAAGAAAGAGTTGTAGAAGAAATGTTTATGAATGGATTATTTCCATGGATATGAGCAGAAGTGGCATTCTATAGATCGAAAAGTTTAGCGGAAATGATGTTGATAGCTCAATTGGTGGAAAACAGAGAGATTATTAGAGGCGAAGCAAATTTGAATGGGTTTGCCGGCGGGAAATATCCTCTACAAGCCGTAACGAATGCGAAGGCCACAGCAAACCAATCCACCAGCGATAACAAAGGAAACACTTAATTTCCAATAAGAACGATTACATTGAGGAGTCCAAAAACCAGAGAAGTGCGCAAGGAGGGAAATTCTAGAAGATTACCTGATGCAGAATTTCTATCAAGAGAAAATAGACTCTGTTTCAAGTGTAATGAGAAATATTCGGCTGATCAAAAGTGCAAAATGAAAGAGCATCGGGAACTTAAGAATGTTTGTGGTCAATAGTAATAATGAAGAACTCGAAATTGTTGAAGAAGTTGGAGCCGAGAGTAAAGAACTGAGGATGGCAGAGGTGAAAGATAACACTGCAGCCTGTGTAGAGTTATCGATAAATTTTGTGGTTAACATGAATGATCCGGAGAACAATGAAAGTCAGAGGATTGTTGCAAGATAGGGAGGTAGTAATTCTAATTGACTGTGGCGCCACACATAATTGTGTCTGAAAATTGGTAAAATCTTTACAATTACTGATTAAGGAGATTGCTCATTATGGTGTAATACTCGGTTCGGGCACGGCTATTCAAGGGAAAGGAGTATGTGAATCTTTGGAGGTTAAAATGAATGAATGGATTGTTTTCCATAGGATATTAAGGCTCTAATGCCAATTTGTTAGAATTCTTAACCTGAAAAGCAGAAAAATCCCAATAAGACAAAACAGATCTCTGATATTCTATATCGATAATAAAGATAAACAATACGCAAACTGATACCAAGAAGTCCAGAAAACAGTAACAACACTAATGTCCAGCACCTTGAGAAGGCAGGAAACTTCTCCTATGAAGGCTATGAAAGCTTTCACCAAAATGACAATATAAAACCTAAAAACAACAATCCCTAAACATTCTCTCTAAATACCCAATACCCACAGTGGGCCCTCGTTGAtgttctctttctttctctgctCCCTGAATTACCATCAGCACTGTCAAATCCCCTTTCTGCCCCTTCTTTTATATGTATGCAATATTGGAGGTCTAACAAACAACTGAGCCGAACCAAACTGTTTACGCCACCAATCTATCTATTTTTCTCTTGTGGACCTATTTTAACTATGTACAACTAGTTTCTAACTTGCACTGCCAAGTGCTCAATATGCAtctaaaacattttggaaggtcCAAGTTTCCAACATATTTTGAACAAGGACACGCCTTAGCCAAACTAAGAACAAAGATGGTGgagtttctatttatttatttaagaatAAATGTACAAGGAGGGTGGAGTTAGGAGTTTGtgctgtatatatatatatatatatatatatatatataaaattttttcCTTCTAGTAGCATTTACTTTTTACTTCAAACTTGTATTCTATTTGTTTTTACTAATCTTGATGTTTAATTGTTTAGGACTCGATCAGCTTGACGGAGTCTGTACATAATGTAAAGTATGTTTAAACTCCAATGAGATTATGCCATCTTCTCCTGTTCCTATTTTCATTTTGTAGAATGTTGTATTTGTATAATGTTCTCTATATTGTACTTAATGGAACCGCATGTCCATAGGGAATTTTCGATTACCAGTATGACTGGAAGCTATCGGAGAGTTTTCCAAAGACCAAAGGACTACGAGTGGTACTTTTCTCTTaagtttaaattatttatttctagTATTTATGTGTCCACTAGAAGATTGAATTCTGTTGTTTGGCAGGGAATTGATCTCATATGTTGATCGTAATTTACCTCTGGCACAGAGTGATTTACATAAGCTTTTGAAGTCTCAAAGTGTTGAAATTAGTAAGGAAGAAAAGATAgccaataaatctaaaattgaAGATTCATTGGATTCCACAGATCAATCAGTGTGCTGTAAAAAGGATATTCAACTTGAAGCAGGTGGAAATGAAACTGAATATGGGCAAGGCACTCCGGATCCTCAGATGGCTCTCAAGCTGAGCTTTACTCTCCCGGCTTCTTCTTATGCTACGATGGCAATTAGAGAATTGCTGAAAACATCAACTTCTGTGAGATCCATTTTGTCCCTTTTTCATTACTAGCTAATAATTATCGTCTTATTCACATGTGAGATTTTGGTTGAAGTAGACTTCTGCAAACTTTCTCTAAACCTTTACTGTAGAGTATATGCAATCTGGGTGTCGTGTAACTTTTACTTCAGAAGTCTTGGAGTTATTGTTTGTTTGATGTTTCAGGTTGCTTTCCACAAAACTTTAAACTAGTGATTAACTTTCCCATATATGGAGACTGATGGGAATTCAGAGTTCAGTAGGAGCGTAAAGGTAAAACTTCTACTTACTCCGAAAGTTACTCTTGCTTGTACGTGAGTggtaaaaataatgaaaaatacagAATGTGGTTCTAAATTTCTTTTGTACGTTACAGATGTTGCTTGTTGATTGTTTAGCCTTTAAAAATAGGTGGGTGAGTCAATTTTAACATTGAACTTTCAATTTCATCCATTTAAACTGAAGACGTATGgttacttttgaaaaaaagtgaacaaaaataaacaaataaatcaCACAAAATTCACTAACAAATGGAGCAAATAAAAAATCCTCAAACTTACCAATAAAATGTTCAAATTCAACTGGCTAAAAGCATCCAACACAAGTAGAAAAACTAATACCAGCAAAAAAAAAGTCTTAATGATAAGAATGCCGGTTGTTCTATCCATAGTAGCACAGATGTAGCTACAAACATCGGCACAACACGAACAGAGTGACGCATCATTTAAAAAGATTTAGGGCACGTATGTAATTATAACATACATGTTTTAAAATGTGTATCATTTTTAAACAAGGAAATTTAAAGTCAATTTATTCATGCATTTATATTCTTAAATAGTTCGTTTTATGTATTTCCTTctcaaattatattattatgatCCTATCTAGTATATGTAATAAGTGCTCGATACACATCTGACAGATGTTGGTCCTATTGTGACTTTGTACAACAAGTGTCTAGGACATTTATTGTACTAACAAGTGTCTAATAGTGTTCTAACTAGTATTCGAGTGTTCAAGTATCCAACATATACCGGTTGCTTCTGAGGTTCTAGTATTCTACCAATCTTATAAAACTAGGAACTTGATCAATTTTTTTAGGACATCTGATGTAGTTCAAATAGTCAATGATTTTCAAAAAAAGGCTGTGCAAATATACAATCAATCAGCAAGTGGTAAGTGTTTTTATCATCATCTACTATTAATTAAAGAAATCTACCACTCTACACTCATTTGTTTAGTGAGTTCTTAAGAAACAGTCTTGATTTGGTTCAATTCTGTTGTCTGTTCTCCAgacttttttcttatttttattctGTGCACAGACGCGTGCACCCCTAGCCCTCACTCACTCCTGCCTGGGGATATTGTCTCTTGAAGTTGTAGATACATGATAGATGAACCAAGTTTTGCTTTTGCAAAGCTTGGTAAGTATTTTTATCATTATCTACCATTAAATAAAGAAATCTGCTACCCTAAACTCATTTGTTTAGTGAATTCTTAAGACAGTCTTTGATTTGGTTCAATTCTGTTCAGTTCTCCAGGCCATGTtcgtattttttttctgtgcaGGGATGCACCCCTGGCCCTCACTAACTTTTGCCTTGTGATATTGCATTTTGAAGTTGTAGGTACATGGTAGATGAACCAAGATTTGCATTTGCAAAGCTTAGTGCCCGCATGGCTCAATGTAGTTGCATTGCGTCGAATATGCATTTTATTATCTCTTTGCTGGTGGTTATTTTCTTGAATAATTTGAACATTTTCTATGATCTTGACCGTATGTCTGTTTGCAGAGAGTACCTGGCGACAAGGGCACTTCGGAGAACACAAGAATCTTTATAGTGAGCCAATCTGTTGTTTCAGTTTGGACCAATTCCGTTTGAGGTAGGCCCATATCTAAAACATAGTTAAGTTTCTACATTCACTTGTATGAAAATTCCAGAAATTAATGGTTCGGGATGTACGGAAACGTTTTCTTTAAGTGTCCAGTATTTGTTTTGaaatgaattaaattaaatgaaaatgatCACGGAATTTTTTCTTCTAACAATTCTGTTAATATCCAAGCATAGTTTAGTAGTTGAATATTTCATTCACAATTTCAAAGATTGATGGTCGTAATGTCGTAATTATTGaactaaaagataaaagaaaagaaaaaaatgttttgacCCAATATCCATCCTTTGAAAAGGGTTTCTTTTGTAAGCTATTTGTGTAAATGCTTGGAAATTGAGTTTTTGATTGAAAGTAATCAAAGCAAATACAGGCGCAAACAAAAGCTTAAGGGGACCACCACGTAAGAATCAAATTTTGATGACCCTTGAAATTAAgaattcaaaattaataaattgaGGTAGATCAGTATAACTTGATATTGAAACTCTATATTGTGAGCTCTAGAGAATGCAATGTTGAACTTACAAGCCATTTGGCAATATATTTGTCCCCAAAGAAGTCATTTTTGTTCTAAAAGGTAGTGAAATTTATATTAACAGGATAAATAAATGCACCTAAAAGAGCCTTTTACCGGATACATTTAAGACCGAATTAAATGGTGTTATGAACTTTGTTCAAGTTAAACCAAtccattttatttaaatttcacaACTAATGTGCAGCATAAGAAACAACAGCATTTTATCGAACAGGACAACCATGAAACACTTATTTTTACAGCATTAACAAACAGAAACATTTCCTTCATAATACAGTGGGACCTCACCAATCGGACACAATAAGATCAAGTCAATCCCACCCTCTACCTTAGGAAAACTACTCTAAGCGCCGTATTTGACTAGACTTCCAAGACATATTGGTAAAGAAAAATGGCTTATTTGACAAAACTTAAGCCTCCAAGCACTTTGCCAATATAACTAAACCCCTTCCTCCCTGCACTTTTAGCAATATAACACACAAAATATTGGCTGCTACCACAAACTCCGTTAGCATTATTCATTGATTGAGATGAACCCTCCCAACAATACGTCAACCACCAAACCCATACCCTACTGTCCAATAAACCACAAATTCTAAAGAAAACAGTCATCTAAGCAAAGCCCTTTTTTCCAATACTGTACTATGGCTACAATATCTCCTCCTTCCACAAAACAATTACATTGAACTGAGATCCAGCACAGGCAAGATAATTACGAAGGCTTCAGAACCAGTTACACATAAGAAGAGATTAATCAAACATAAATTTTGAAGTCTCCCATTGATCCAGGGCATCAATAACTATAAGAGGCAAATCAACAAAATGAATAACAATTACAAACAACAAGAGCGAGCATTTGCAACCCAAAAGTGTATTATTCACTAATCCATGAATAATAAACTAACTGTGTAACAATATGAAGAAATAATAATCAAAGAAACCAAATGCTTTACCGTGCAAGTCCTCCCTCTAATTGATACAAATTTGCATAACTTGTTATGCCGATTCTATATCGGCACATATCTCTTAACTGCCTGCTTACCCGCAACTGCAGCTGCAGCAGCAATCCCTCCAATAGCACCGGCGATGGCGGCCGACCTTGGCCCAGACGCCGCCTTATAAACAGCACCAGTCCCCAATCCAGCTACAATACTATTCAAAACATCATCAGAACCTCTCAAATGAATAACCCCACTTTCCAAACCAGCAAAAATCAAGCCAAGGATCCCAAGAGAGTTTCCAGCCCTCCGGCCAAGCTGGCCCCCAGAGTTGAGAACTCGATTGAGACGGAGTTTGACAGAGTCACCGGGCTCAGCTGCCCGGAGGCCCTGAATGGAACCCCTGGCGCCGCCAAGAAGGGCGCCGGAGAGGTAGCCAATTCCGGTGTAGTATTGGAGGTTTTCGCCCCAAGAACGGTGAGGCCTGGCGGCTTCTTCGAAGAAAAGATGCTCGGGGGCGGTGGGGAGCTCGTAGAGCTTGGTGATCGGAACGTGTAGGTCTTGGTAAGGATGATAGAAACGGGTTTTCCGATCATCGGGTGATTTGGAGGAATTTTCCATGGGACGAGGAGAAAGGGATGTTTTGAAGGAACAGAAATTAGGGTTCAGGGTGAGCTGAATCAAAGGTTGAACGGAGAGAAAACAATGgcgagaaagagagagaaaaagaaagagaaagaaatggttTGTTTGTTCAAAAAGCTTCAAAGGGTTTGAAAGGGTTTATCGAAGGAAGCTTCGTGAGTAGCGTAGGGTTTAACGCGGAACTAAAAACTAAGACCTaaagtataaaaaataataaaggtGTATTTACAGAAATTTAACCTCACACAAAAATGTTTATGGCTGGGTCACAAAGATAAattcataaaatacttttataATTTCCAaatttactttttaatattcgtcccttctctttctttttttctttttttatggcgtatatttcttcattttctctttcaaatTTCTTCGTCTCctctttcatattttctttcttttatttttaaacgatttattcttcttgtttaaatattttatttcattttcaccatttttagcaatattttatgaatttacttcatctttctcatattcgagaatatcaatatcgtttaaatatcattttgatatAGTCAACACGATCCTTTAAATTTGAAGCTTTGTTCCCACGTTTAAAActaactacacgatcgtgtcgGTATGATTTAAACATCGCTTACCATAGTTGACACGGTTATTTAGCATGATCAATATGATcttttagcatggtcaacacgatcgtttgaCTTAAAGTTTTTAATTATCATTTACATGACTATACGATCTCTTACCATAATCagcatgatcgtttaaatttgaagcatttttttccttcgttaaaaagaactacatgtaTCATGAGTTAAATAATAGTAGATCATCCCTTTAGACGGTATACGATTATTTAGAAGAAAATTGTTCGTGCCTACATGTAGCAGATTAATCGTGTGTTGATTaggatattttttgtatttttcattgtgaacTTGTCGATTTTTTTTCGTTATCAAAATTATtctacaatataaatattttatcagtttattatatttttaaaaaacctctAATAATAAAGCAATTAATATGTTTTTTATCAGGGTCTTTtgaaatatagaaaataaaaaataaaaacatttacACCGAAAGATTTTGCAAGAAGAAAAAGCCTACTAAAAAACCCAACCCCATGAGTGTAGTGCCAAAATGTCAATGCAATTTTGGTGATTCGCCACCACGAGCGACTTAATGGATAAAATTCTAactaatttaagaaaaaataataataaatttaaatttagaataacatataaatatgattgcaaaattaaaaattttaaattcagtatatatttaaataaatatattatatgttGGGAAACTTACGTACCAAACTATTTATAGCattgtaacaaagcccataaagttagcaattttttaaatatttcaaatttgccCTTCTCTTCTTTGAGATTTCtctacaatttctttcatcgtctttcttcttttcctcttcttttttttctgcgatttctttccatcatctttctcatttttcaattgcttttttacgtcgttaaatctttctatcgtattttttttctgcgatttctttctatcgtatttcttcttttctgattttgtgatttttttcaaCCGTCTGTCttctttctttattcttttttatatcgtttaatatttacatcttcttcttttctaattcttttttacgtcgtttaactttccatcgtctttcttcttttctttttttttttacgtgtttacattgggtaaccaaatctaaacgaatgtgtataagacaaagaatcttgaaaaaaaaaaatttagattggagtagacaaatgtaaacaatggtgtaaaaaaaagtaaaagattgtgtataaataatcttgaaaaaaaaatcatttaaattgaagtagccaaatgtaaacgatcatttaaaaaactagacgatcgtataaaaaaaataaaagatcgtgtataaaaaatcttaaaaagaaatcatttggattggagtaaccaaatctaaacgctCGTGTGAAGCAATCTAACGCTCGtgtataaaagaattaaaaataaaaaaaaataatttagatttgggtctccATAATTTTGAAAGAATTATGAATTATGAAAGTAAAatagaaatgaaatgaaataattTGTAAACGTAAATAGGGGAAACTACTTCacataatttttcattttttgtccAATTTTGATAaatgttttttgaaatttgataaaaagaaacgaaaataattatcaaacacTTATGTTtcttaacaaaatgaaaaacggaaactaaaaacaagaaataaaaacaTTATCAAATGGATCCTTAACCTCTGAAGCTTAAGTTATCAACGTGAGTAATTTTGTACAATAGTATATAATATGTACAAAGAAAGAGTCGATTTTTTAATCGTTCGTATGTGTGTTTATGTTATTTACAAAAATGCATTTAAGAAGTAGTCTTTAGATGACAAAATGCAATGTAGTTCGGAAGAGTAAGATCATTACGCATAGGTTCTCGTTGAGATGCATTGTGGCAACAACTTACAAAAATAGAatgtttcatattttttaagatttgtATTCTTCACAAAATCAATGTAAATCTGATTAaatctttatttatttcccTCCAGATTGAATGGGAAATAGCTGAAAGAAACCATAGAAGCTAaagtcttttgttctttttttctttttccggTGTCTGAGCCAGTTTATACGCATctcaattaattttattaaataattcgCATGAGCCTACAATGTTTATGTGTCAAGGTAACTCGTAAGGAATTAATTCTTAGGTACACGTCAACCATTGGTTAAACCTAAGGAAAAAAATTTGAGTCTAACACCTTGCATTTGGTCTTTGGTTGGGTGGGGTCTCGACTCGGATTTGGGTAATATGGA
The sequence above is drawn from the Cucumis melo cultivar AY chromosome 2, USDA_Cmelo_AY_1.0, whole genome shotgun sequence genome and encodes:
- the LOC103501018 gene encoding mitochondrial import inner membrane translocase subunit TIM23-2; protein product: MENSSKSPDDRKTRFYHPYQDLHVPITKLYELPTAPEHLFFEEAARPHRSWGENLQYYTGIGYLSGALLGGARGSIQGLRAAEPGDSVKLRLNRVLNSGGQLGRRAGNSLGILGLIFAGLESGVIHLRGSDDVLNSIVAGLGTGAVYKAASGPRSAAIAGAIGGIAAAAAVAGKQAVKRYVPI